Proteins co-encoded in one Gopherus evgoodei ecotype Sinaloan lineage chromosome 4, rGopEvg1_v1.p, whole genome shotgun sequence genomic window:
- the LOC115650229 gene encoding transmembrane protein 178B-like: MAAAAQALSGAGLLLAAAALALLAVAIGTDSWYQTDARRHRERCRGFGHKRSDPPGSMSAPSPHLPLRARPPRALLPGHPPASAPAPAPAAAALDSHCGRRFNSTVSGLWRRCHRAGYEPDSEELIRQGVIQRCTAVKYHYTSSSLPRNLPINITNIIRQDEWHALHLRRMTAGFIGMAVSIILFGWIIGMLGCCKQHELMQYVAGLLFLMGGTCCIISLCTCVAGINFELSRYPRYVYGLPEDISHGYGWSMFCAWGGLGLTLLAGFLCTLAPSLNASRTAIQKPRQENGAV; this comes from the exons ATGGCGGCCGCGGCTCAGGCGCTGAGCGGCGCTGGGCTGCTTCTGGCCGCCGCTGCCCTCGCCCTCCTGGCCGTGGCCATCGGCACCGACTCCTGGTACCAGACGGACGCGCGGAGGCACCGCGAGCGCTGCCGGGGCTTCGGCCACAAGCGCAGCGACCCGCCCGGCTCCATGTCAGCGCCCAGCCCGCACCTGCCGCTCCGCGCCCGCCCCCCGCGGGCCCTGCTGCCCGGCCACCCCCCGGCCtctgccccggccccggccccggccgctGCAGCGCTGGACTCGCACTGCGGCCGCCGCTTCAACTCCACGGTCTCCGGGCTCTGGAGGCGCTGCCACCGCGCGGGCTACGAGCCAGACAGCGAGGAGCTCATCCGGCAAG GAGTTATTCAGCGCTGCACTGCTGTGAAGTACCATTACACCTCATCCTCTCTGCCACGCAATTTACCCATCAATATTACCAACATCATCCGGCAGGATGAGTGGCATGCTCTCC ATCTGCGGAGAATGACAGCCGGCTTCATTGGCATGGCAGTCTCCATCATCCTGTTTGGCTGGATCATTGGTATGCTGGGCTGCTGTAAACAGCACGAGCTCATGCAATACGTGGCAGGGCTGCTCTTCCTCATGGGAG GTACATGCTGTATCATCTCACTCTGTACCTGTGTGGCTGGGATTAATTTTGAGTTGTCTCGCTATCCTCGCTATGTCTATGGGCTGCCAGAGGATATCAGCCATGGCTACGGCTGGTCCATGTTCTGTGCCTGGGGAGGCCTGGGACTTACTCTTTTGGCTGGATTCCTCTGCACACTGGCCCCCTCGCTCAATGCCTCTCGTACTGCTATACAGAAACCCAGACAGGAAAATGGAGCTGTGTGA